In one Burkholderiales bacterium GJ-E10 genomic region, the following are encoded:
- a CDS encoding phospholipid/glycerol acyltransferase: MRALLRFVLRRAGLAALRVRVRYKPLSVERLRAGPVLVCANHVSLIDGVIVALASPVPLVFGVDTEFSRRSLLARRGMAALAALGFGRVVPIDAGSPFGLRALRKALDRGEPVMLFPEGRISDTGAPLPPRPGVDWLAARCRAPVLCVRIRGAERSRAFAKAGTAWWPPIEIEF, translated from the coding sequence ATGCGCGCGCTTCTTCGCTTCGTGCTTCGCCGGGCGGGCCTCGCCGCGCTGCGCGTGCGGGTCCGGTACAAGCCGCTGAGCGTCGAGCGCCTGCGGGCAGGCCCCGTTCTCGTCTGCGCCAATCACGTGAGCCTCATCGACGGCGTGATCGTCGCGCTCGCCAGTCCCGTGCCGCTCGTCTTCGGTGTCGATACGGAGTTCTCGCGCCGCTCGCTCCTCGCCCGCCGCGGCATGGCGGCGCTGGCAGCGCTCGGGTTCGGCCGCGTCGTCCCGATCGACGCCGGGTCGCCCTTCGGCCTGCGCGCCCTGCGCAAGGCGCTCGATCGCGGCGAGCCCGTCATGCTCTTCCCCGAGGGCCGCATCAGCGACACCGGAGCGCCCCTGCCGCCGCGGCCGGGCGTCGATTGGCTGGCGGCGCGCTGTCGCGCGCCGGTGCTTTGCGTTCGCATCCGCGGCGCCGAGCGCAGCCGGGCGTTTGCCAAGGCGGGCACCGCCTGGTGGCCGCCCATCGAAATCGAGTTTTGA
- a CDS encoding NADH-ubiquinone oxidoreductase chain 1 (Fragment), producing the protein MTDTLQQRFAALRAKRAAYPRFRRDLLWIRDIGLVVDAGLCLGLALLASPTVLTAPPE; encoded by the coding sequence ATGACTGACACCCTCCAGCAACGGTTTGCCGCGTTGCGCGCCAAGCGCGCCGCCTACCCGCGATTCCGGCGGGATCTCCTCTGGATTCGGGACATCGGCTTGGTCGTCGACGCCGGTCTTTGCCTCGGTCTGGCGCTCCTTGCGAGCCCAACGGTGCTCACCGCCCCACCCGAATAG
- a CDS encoding uncharacterized protein (Precursor) yields MKKVLVVSLLVATPFLFDTASAQQMMDGMNGMNMGQESAGTMSMMALHHATGVVKAIDPRAGHVTIAHGPVRSLNWPAMTMTFTVRNKKLLDKLTEGKKVDFDFVQKGGNYIVTAVR; encoded by the coding sequence ATGAAGAAAGTCCTGGTCGTTTCCCTTCTCGTCGCCACCCCTTTCCTGTTCGACACGGCATCCGCACAGCAAATGATGGACGGAATGAATGGCATGAACATGGGCCAGGAGTCCGCCGGCACGATGTCGATGATGGCATTGCACCACGCAACTGGGGTCGTGAAAGCGATCGATCCGCGCGCCGGACATGTCACCATTGCGCACGGCCCCGTCAGGAGCCTGAACTGGCCGGCGATGACGATGACCTTCACGGTCCGGAACAAAAAGCTCCTCGACAAACTTACCGAGGGGAAAAAGGTGGACTTCGATTTCGTCCAAAAGGGCGGCAACTACATCGTTACCGCGGTCCGGTAA
- a CDS encoding heavy metal RND efflux transporter, CzcA family, which translates to MIARLIRWSIGNRFLVLLATLMVSAWGIYAVTRTPLDALPDLSDVQVIIRTTYPGQAPRIVENQVTYPLTTAMLSVPGAKTVRGYSFFGDSFVYVLFEDGTDLYWARSRVLEYLNQVQSRLPATAKTSIGPDATGVGWIYEYALVDRSGTQDISQLRALQDWFLKYELKTVPNVAEVATVGGMVRQYQVVLDPEKLAAYSIPHTKVIEAIQKANQEAGGSVLELGEAEYMVRASGYLRSLDDFRRIPLRTTDAGVSVRLGDVARIQVGPEMRRGIGELDGIGEAVGGVIVMRSGKNALETITAVKEKLATLQASLPRGVEIVPVYDRSGLIERAVGNLTHKLVEEFVVVAAVCFVFLFHLRSAFVAIVSLPLGVLVSFIVMYYQGVNANIMSLGGIAIAIGAMVDAAIVMIENAHKHLEQWRHENPGRTLEGVARWAVIGDAASEVGPALFFSLLIITLSFIPVFTLQAQEGRLFSPLAYTKTYAMAAAAGLSVTLIPVLMGYLIRGRIPDEKANPVNRFLIAVYRPMLDGVLRAPKTTLAIAGLLFVVSLWPLWHIGAEFMPPLDEGDLLYMPSALPGISVSKAAELLQQTDRLIKSVPEVESVYGKAGRAETATDPAPLEMFETTIRFKPREQWRPGLTPDRLVAELDRIVKVPGLTNIWVPPIRNRIDMLATGIKSPVGVKVAGSDIATIDRLTGEIEQTIKGVPGVTSALADRLTGGRYVDVDIRRDDAARFGLNIADVQSVISSAIGGENIGETVEGLQRFPINVRYPREFRDSLEKLRTLPIVTDRGQRLVLSDVADIRIADGPPMLRSENARLSGWVYVDIRGRDLRSAVHDMQKAVAANVKLPPGYSISWSGQFEFLERATARMKIVVPFTLTIIFLLLYLAFGAFDEALLIMAALPFALVGGIWLLWLLDYNLSVATAVGFIALAGVATEFGVIMLLYLKKALEERIEQGKTSYDDLLDAVRDGAALRVRPKAMTVAVILAGLFPIMWGSGTGSEVMQRIAAPMVGGMITAPLLSMFVIPAAFVLLRRSRCGSIPGSAPKPDQADLSFPQPTNGGFE; encoded by the coding sequence ATGATCGCGCGCCTGATCCGCTGGTCGATCGGCAACCGCTTTCTGGTGTTGCTGGCAACGCTGATGGTAAGCGCCTGGGGCATTTATGCGGTGACCCGAACCCCGCTGGATGCCTTGCCGGACCTATCCGACGTGCAAGTGATCATCCGTACAACGTATCCCGGCCAGGCGCCGCGCATCGTCGAGAATCAAGTCACCTATCCGCTCACTACGGCGATGCTCTCGGTTCCGGGCGCCAAGACGGTGCGCGGGTATTCGTTCTTCGGCGACTCGTTCGTCTACGTGCTGTTCGAGGACGGCACGGACCTGTATTGGGCGCGTTCCCGCGTTCTGGAGTATCTGAACCAGGTGCAGTCGCGCCTGCCAGCGACGGCCAAGACCTCGATCGGCCCGGACGCGACCGGCGTTGGCTGGATTTACGAGTACGCGCTCGTGGATCGCAGCGGCACCCAGGACATCTCCCAACTGCGTGCGCTGCAGGACTGGTTTCTGAAATATGAACTCAAAACCGTTCCCAACGTCGCCGAAGTTGCCACGGTGGGCGGCATGGTGCGTCAGTACCAGGTCGTGCTCGATCCGGAAAAATTGGCGGCCTACTCCATTCCCCACACCAAGGTCATCGAGGCCATCCAGAAGGCCAATCAGGAAGCCGGCGGATCGGTGCTGGAACTCGGCGAGGCCGAATACATGGTGCGCGCATCGGGCTATCTGCGCTCGCTGGACGATTTTCGCCGGATTCCACTACGGACGACCGATGCCGGCGTTTCCGTTCGGCTCGGAGACGTCGCGCGAATTCAGGTGGGACCGGAGATGCGCCGCGGGATCGGAGAACTCGATGGCATCGGGGAAGCCGTGGGCGGCGTGATCGTGATGCGTTCGGGGAAAAACGCCCTCGAGACCATCACCGCCGTCAAGGAAAAACTCGCAACGCTGCAAGCGAGTCTTCCCAGGGGTGTCGAGATCGTGCCGGTATACGACCGCTCGGGGCTGATCGAGCGCGCGGTGGGAAACCTCACGCACAAGCTGGTCGAGGAATTCGTAGTCGTGGCGGCAGTGTGCTTCGTGTTCCTGTTTCACCTGCGCTCGGCGTTCGTGGCAATCGTGTCGTTGCCCTTGGGAGTTCTCGTCTCTTTCATCGTCATGTACTACCAGGGGGTCAATGCCAACATCATGTCGCTGGGCGGCATCGCAATCGCGATCGGGGCGATGGTGGATGCTGCGATCGTAATGATCGAAAACGCGCACAAGCACCTGGAGCAGTGGCGTCACGAGAATCCAGGCCGGACACTCGAAGGCGTCGCGCGCTGGGCAGTGATCGGCGACGCAGCAAGCGAAGTCGGGCCGGCCCTGTTTTTCTCGCTGCTGATCATCACGCTGTCGTTCATCCCCGTGTTCACGCTCCAGGCACAGGAGGGGCGCTTGTTTTCGCCCTTGGCCTATACCAAAACGTACGCAATGGCCGCCGCCGCGGGACTTTCCGTTACCCTGATTCCCGTACTCATGGGTTATTTGATTCGCGGACGCATTCCCGATGAGAAGGCCAATCCCGTCAACCGCTTTCTCATTGCGGTGTACCGCCCCATGCTCGACGGCGTGTTGCGCGCCCCCAAGACAACGCTGGCGATCGCAGGGCTGCTGTTCGTCGTCAGTCTATGGCCGCTGTGGCATATCGGCGCGGAGTTCATGCCGCCGCTCGACGAAGGCGATCTGCTCTACATGCCCTCCGCCTTGCCGGGAATTTCCGTCAGCAAAGCCGCGGAACTCTTGCAGCAGACCGACCGGCTGATCAAGTCTGTCCCGGAAGTGGAGAGCGTCTATGGCAAGGCAGGCCGGGCGGAAACCGCCACGGATCCGGCGCCGCTCGAGATGTTCGAAACCACGATCCGGTTCAAACCACGGGAGCAGTGGCGCCCAGGCTTGACCCCCGATCGACTGGTTGCGGAATTGGATCGCATCGTCAAGGTTCCGGGCCTGACCAACATCTGGGTGCCCCCGATCCGAAATCGCATCGACATGCTGGCCACGGGAATCAAGAGCCCCGTCGGCGTCAAGGTTGCCGGAAGCGATATCGCGACAATCGATCGCCTGACGGGAGAAATCGAACAAACCATCAAGGGTGTACCGGGCGTTACCAGCGCGCTCGCCGACCGCCTTACGGGTGGGCGCTACGTCGATGTCGACATCCGGCGCGACGATGCCGCGCGCTTCGGACTGAACATCGCGGATGTTCAGTCGGTGATCTCGTCGGCCATCGGCGGCGAGAACATCGGCGAGACCGTCGAAGGGTTGCAGCGCTTCCCGATCAATGTTCGCTACCCACGGGAGTTCCGCGATTCCTTGGAGAAATTACGAACCCTGCCGATCGTCACCGACCGCGGACAGCGGCTGGTGCTTTCCGATGTCGCCGATATCCGCATCGCGGACGGCCCGCCCATGTTGCGCAGCGAGAACGCGCGCCTCTCGGGGTGGGTGTACGTGGACATCCGCGGCCGCGATCTGCGCTCGGCGGTGCACGACATGCAAAAGGCGGTCGCAGCGAACGTGAAGCTGCCGCCAGGCTATTCGATTTCGTGGTCCGGTCAATTCGAGTTCCTGGAGCGTGCGACCGCTCGGATGAAAATCGTTGTGCCGTTCACGCTGACGATCATCTTCTTATTGCTGTACCTCGCGTTCGGTGCGTTCGACGAAGCGCTACTCATCATGGCCGCGCTGCCGTTCGCGTTGGTGGGCGGGATCTGGCTGCTTTGGCTGCTGGACTACAACCTGTCGGTCGCGACAGCGGTGGGGTTCATCGCGCTGGCTGGGGTGGCAACAGAGTTCGGCGTGATCATGCTGCTATATCTGAAAAAGGCACTGGAAGAACGCATCGAGCAAGGAAAAACCTCGTATGACGACTTGCTGGATGCGGTTCGTGATGGCGCGGCACTGCGCGTGCGGCCCAAGGCAATGACCGTCGCAGTGATCCTGGCGGGCCTGTTTCCGATCATGTGGGGTTCGGGCACCGGATCGGAAGTGATGCAGCGCATTGCCGCGCCGATGGTGGGCGGCATGATTACCGCACCATTGCTATCGATGTTCGTAATTCCCGCCGCGTTCGTGCTGTTGCGGCGGTCGCGGTGCGGTTCCATCCCCGGCTCGGCGCCGAAACCGGATCAAGCCGATTTGTCTTTTCCCCAACCAACAAACGGAGGTTTTGAATGA
- a CDS encoding secretion protein HlyD has product MTAQDKKTSIALLAAICAVMLGAVGFGIYRLGFEHGMQRAPVAPIPPAGRDGQSATEGENATLRHMKLGLKAGDVDPANGRKILYYHDPMVPNAKFNAPGKSPFMNMMLVPVYAGTGAGDESQEIAVSPRMQQSIGIRTAEVREGRLTPQVVAEGNIAYNERDQIVIQARATGYIEHLYVRAALDPVRKGQALVDLYVPDWVAAQEEFLALRRMQNADVASLLEGARERMRQVGMTGEQIRLVESTNRAHPVMTLTAPIGGVVTELAAREGMTVTTGTTLFRINGLATVWADAEVPESQAALLRAGAKVRARSPAVPETTFDGRIQTILPQVNAATHTIKVRMELSNRGDRLAPGMFVTMQLYDLPAGRSLLVPSDAVIRTGNRAVVILARDDGFFHPVEVEPGIESGGQTQIRRGLQAGQRVVVSSQFLIDSEASLRGVEARMGGPPSTAAVAPKASHHRGKGRVEAISRDAVTLSHEAIASMHWGPMTMAFKIPPQGLPPAVVVGTRVRFEFFMGPDGLPQLTSIEPAVLPQTPRAGSAAPGPGSQP; this is encoded by the coding sequence AGCATGGAATGCAGCGCGCGCCCGTCGCCCCCATCCCGCCAGCGGGCCGGGATGGACAGAGCGCGACCGAAGGCGAAAACGCCACTCTGCGGCACATGAAATTGGGGTTGAAGGCCGGCGACGTCGACCCCGCCAACGGCCGCAAGATCCTGTACTACCACGACCCCATGGTGCCCAACGCAAAGTTCAATGCGCCGGGCAAATCACCGTTCATGAACATGATGCTGGTGCCGGTCTACGCCGGCACCGGGGCCGGCGACGAGAGCCAGGAGATCGCCGTCAGTCCCCGCATGCAGCAGAGCATCGGCATTCGCACCGCAGAAGTCCGGGAAGGCCGATTGACGCCACAAGTGGTGGCCGAAGGCAACATTGCATACAACGAGCGCGACCAGATCGTCATCCAGGCGCGCGCCACGGGATACATCGAACACCTGTATGTGCGTGCAGCGCTCGATCCGGTGCGCAAGGGTCAAGCGCTGGTCGACCTGTACGTGCCCGACTGGGTGGCGGCGCAAGAGGAATTTCTCGCGTTGCGCCGTATGCAAAATGCCGATGTCGCATCGCTTCTGGAGGGAGCCCGAGAGCGCATGCGCCAAGTCGGCATGACGGGCGAGCAGATCAGGCTGGTCGAATCGACGAACAGAGCGCATCCGGTCATGACACTGACTGCGCCGATCGGCGGTGTCGTGACGGAGTTGGCGGCGCGCGAAGGCATGACGGTAACCACGGGGACGACCCTGTTTCGCATCAACGGGCTCGCCACCGTATGGGCCGATGCCGAGGTGCCGGAGAGTCAGGCTGCCTTGCTTCGTGCGGGCGCAAAGGTGCGGGCGCGGAGCCCGGCGGTTCCCGAGACGACGTTCGACGGGCGGATACAGACCATCTTGCCGCAAGTGAACGCTGCGACGCACACGATCAAAGTGCGCATGGAACTGAGCAATCGGGGCGACCGCTTGGCGCCGGGCATGTTCGTCACGATGCAGCTCTATGACCTGCCGGCTGGCAGATCCTTGCTGGTTCCCAGCGATGCCGTGATCCGGACCGGAAATCGCGCGGTAGTGATCCTGGCCCGGGACGACGGATTCTTCCATCCCGTGGAGGTCGAACCCGGGATCGAAAGCGGCGGGCAGACGCAAATCCGGCGCGGCCTGCAAGCCGGCCAGCGAGTGGTCGTGTCGTCGCAATTTTTGATCGACTCCGAAGCAAGTTTGCGTGGCGTGGAGGCTCGCATGGGCGGTCCGCCTTCCACCGCTGCCGTTGCGCCCAAAGCATCCCATCACCGGGGCAAAGGCAGGGTGGAAGCGATCAGCCGCGATGCGGTGACGCTGTCGCATGAAGCGATTGCGTCCATGCACTGGGGCCCGATGACGATGGCGTTCAAGATACCGCCTCAGGGTCTGCCGCCTGCGGTCGTGGTCGGAACACGGGTGCGGTTCGAGTTCTTCATGGGACCCGATGGCCTGCCGCAGCTCACGAGCATCGAACCGGCCGTGCTGCCGCAAACTCCGCGGGCCGGGTCTGCCGCGCCCGGGCCGGGAAGCCAGCCATGA